In the genome of Cucurbita pepo subsp. pepo cultivar mu-cu-16 unplaced genomic scaffold, ASM280686v2 Cp4.1_scaffold002433, whole genome shotgun sequence, the window CATCTGCAGCTACACACGGGTCATTCATCACGTCCTGCAGAGAAATTTAGCATAGAACCATATGGTTTAGGAATTCGAGCCTCTAACCTTTTGATCAAGGTTATAATAACATGGTTGATTCGTACCTGAAGAATTGGACAGATGAAATGATTAGGAATCGGAGCTGGAACTTTTGAGGCCAAACTTCGAGCCTCATCAGCAACCTTTTTCAGTGTCAGCAACAAGGGAAGCACATGATCCTTCAAGTCAGGCCTATCTTTACGTTGCATCTCTGCACAGTGAAGTCCTAATCTTGCTAGTTCATATGTTTCTTCCACCGGCCAATGTCCAGCCTCTATATCCAGAACCTTATCTAAACTGCAGTTATCAATGGCTGTTTCCACCACATGGGTTAGTGCTACTGCTGGTTTTGCAGTTAGTAACTGCAAGATCACCATTCCAAAAGCATACACATCCGACTTCGGCGAGATTAATCCGCTTCGTTGGTACTCGGGATCAATGTAACAAAGAGTCCCAACTGGTCCACTGTTCTTGAATGCAGTAGACATTAATGGGTCTGAGTTGAACACGGTAGATAGACCGACGTCGCCGATTTTGCTCACGAGGTTTCGGTCGAGTAATATGTTTGCTGGCTTAAGATCGCGGTGGATTATCGGTTTTGGTTTTGAGCTGTGAAGAAAGACGAGAGCCGAGGCTATTTCCCAAGCTATTCGGAATCTCTCATACCATGGAATTGCTGGTGTATTGCCTCTGCAGTATAACCTATCCTCCAAGCTACCATTTTCCATGTACTCATAAACCAGACAGTTCATATCCGGACATGCACCGAGGAGGAGTAGTAGATGAGGATGATGGATTTTGCTCAAGATTTCGAGCTGAAAAGCAACAATGGACAGATTTTAATTGAAAACGTAACGAAATTCGAGCTGAAAAGCAACAAGGGActgattttgattgaaaatgtaACGAAATTTGAGCTGAAAAGCAACAAGGGACAGATTTTGATCGAAAACGTAACGAAATTCGAGCTGAAAAGCAACAAGGGACagattttgattgaaaacGTAATGAAATTCGAGCTGAAAAGCAACGAGTGACAGATTTTGATCGAAAATGTAATGACATTCGAGCTGAAAAGCAACAAGGGGCAGATTTTGATcgaaaatataacaaaattcgAGCTGAAAAGCAACAAGGGACAGATTTTGATCGAAAGCGTAACGAAATTCTAAAAGCAACAAGTTTGTAAGATGTTATTTTGAACAGTTCACTCACCTCCTGAAGAAATTGGGTCTTTTTGTGATCATCTCTAGAATGAAGAACCTTTACTGCTACAGTTGTATGATGTAAACTGCACTTATAAACTGTTCCATGTGCTCCCATTCCAAGCTTAAGATCCTCTGAGAAAGATGATGTTGCAGAAACAATATCTTCCCACTGAAAATGTTGGTATTGCTGCAGAGGTCCTTCAAGAGCATTCTCAtgctttcctttctctttggCATCTTGAAGAGCTTTTGTCTCTGCTTCCTTCCTATAGATGCCCTCTCTTTCGGCGCGTTCTTTTACGTACTTTGCTTCTCTTCTTAAAGCTTCACGCTTCGTTCTCTCTTCCCTTGCAAATTCTTTGGCAGCCGCCTCTCTGTTCTTGATCTCGTCGAGCTTCCTAGCGTCCTCCGATCGTTGTTTATTTAGATGGTTCAGCTgataaaaatcaataatggGGTGACTGTCAAAGatcatgaaaagaaaacaagtagA includes:
- the LOC111786684 gene encoding U-box domain-containing protein 35-like, translating into MYAIAQRETIDASRKLNHLNKQRSEDARKLDEIKNREAAAKEFAREERTKREALRREAKYVKERAEREGIYRKEAETKALQDAKEKGKHENALEGPLQQYQHFQWEDIVSATSSFSEDLKLGMGAHGTVYKCSLHHTTVAVKVLHSRDDHKKTQFLQELEILSKIHHPHLLLLLGACPDMNCLVYEYMENGSLEDRLYCRGNTPAIPWYERFRIAWEIASALVFLHSSKPKPIIHRDLKPANILLDRNLVSKIGDVGLSTVFNSDPLMSTAFKNSGPVGTLCYIDPEYQRSGLISPKSDVYAFGMVILQLLTAKPAVALTHVVETAIDNCSLDKVLDIEAGHWPVEETYELARLGLHCAEMQRKDRPDLKDHVLPLLLTLKKVADEARSLASKVPAPIPNHFICPILQDVMNDPCVAADGYTYDRWAIEKWLQENDNSPITKLPLTDKNLIPNFSLLSAIVEWNSRKN